A window of Kineococcus sp. NBC_00420 genomic DNA:
TCACGGTCTGCGGCGCGCCGCGCGCCTCGTTGACGCTCCGGGGGTGCTCTTCTACGGTCAGTATGCAGAACGCTTCCGGTCGGTCCTCGACGGGTGGCGATGACGAGGAGGCCGGCGTGAGCAGTGGCGATGCAGTCGCAGGGTCGTCGCGGAAGTCGACCCCACCAGTTCGTGCGCAGGGTCTGCTGTTCGCCGAGGACCTCCCTGACCTGGACGAAGAGGTCGGCTACCGCGGTCAGACGGCCTGCAAGGCCGCCGGCATCACCTACCGCCAGCTCGACTACTGGGCCCGCACCGGCCTGGTCGAACCGGGTGTGCGCGGTGCCTCAGGCTCCGGCTCGCAGCGTCTCTACGGGTTCCGCGACATCCTGGTCCTGAAGGTCGTCAAGCGACTGCTGGACACCGGCGTCTCGCTGCACCAGATCCGTTCGGCGGTCACCCACCTGCGTGAGCGTGGCGTCGACGACCTCGCCCAGATCACCCTCATGTCCGACGGCGCCAGCGTCTACGAGTGCACCTCGGCCGATGAAGTGATAGATCTCGTCCAAGGCGGTCAAGGCGTCTTCGGCATCGCCGTGGGCCGCGTCTGGCGCGAGGTCGAGGGGGAGCTGGCCTCGCTGCCGAGCGAACGTCCCGCCGACCGCGAGCCCGGTCAGAGCGCCATGGTGCTGGCCGACGAGCTGTCCAAGCGTCGCGCCGCCCGCGAAGCCGGTTAGCCCCACCCCACGCACGACGAGAGCCGCGATCCCACTGGGTTTCCCAGCGAGGTCGCGGCTCTCGTCGTGCGTGGGTGGGGACTAGTCGAGGAGCTCGGCGCGGGGGAGGGCCTGCAGGGCGAAGGGGTCGGTCACCCAGTCGTGGGCGTCGGGCAGCCAGTGCACCGCGGCGAGCAGGGAGTCGGCCCAGGTGCTCAGCAGCTCGTCGAGACCGACGCGCCAGGAGTGCTGGTAGCCCTCGCCGTCCTCGGCCAGCACGATCTGCTCGACGACGGAGCGGCTGGAGCCCAGGCGCACGGCGATGAGTTCCTCGTCGCGGGCGAAGAGGGGCAGCAGGGCCGGCGGGGCGGTGAGGCCGGGACCCTGGCCGCTCGCGCGACGCACGGCCTCTTCCAGGGTCAGGGGAACCCAGCCACCGGGCCCCACCGTCGGAGCGCTCGTGCGGAAGGTGGTGCGGACGGGATCGACACCGTCGACCGCGCGCCACCAGGCCCGGGCACCGCGGGGGATCAGCAGGCCCATCTGGCGTTCCACCGCGTCGAGGTGCGCCTCGCCGACCCCGGGGCGCAGGTGGCTGGCGATGTCCGCACCGCAACGCGTCCACTGGGCGCGCAACCGCGTGACGATGCCGGTGATCCGGTCGGCCTCCGGGTCCGGAGCGGGCACGTGCGGCGCTGCGGTCGCAACCGCCGCTCCGCGGACGGCGCGGACCACGCGGAGACGGTCGAGGGGTGTGTTGGGCGTCACGGAACCTCCTAGGGCCCGCGAAGAGCGCGGGGAAGAACGGGCGGCACCAGCGGGGACGAACCCGGGTAGACCGACTTGCTAGAAACTAGGCGTTCATCGGCGTTCCCGCACCTCGGACGCGGTACGACCCCGCCCGGTTCCCTACGTCGTGCGGAGGATCCGGTCCAGCACCACGTCGAACTGCTCCGCGACGGTCTTCGCCGCCTTGGCCCGCAACGAGTGCAGCGGAACCCCCGCTCCCTGCGACTGCGGCACGGCCACCCGGTCCGGCAGCGGTTCCAGCACCAGGTCGCCGAACATGGCCTGCAGTTCCTCGTAGCGGAAGCGCTGTTCCCCCGAGCGCTGGGTGTAGCGGTTGACCAGGACCCCGACGACCTCCGGGGAGCTGCGCAGGGCACGGACCTCCCGGATCGTGCGGTCGACCGCCGCCACGGAGAAGCGGCTGGCGTCGGAGACCACGAGCACGGCGTCCGCCGCGCGCCACGCCGAACGCGTCAGCCCGTTGAGCGAGGGCGGGGTGTCCAGCAGGGCGAGGTCGTGGTCGTCGAGCTTGCCCAGGGCCCGGCGCAGCGACTTCAGCGTCTCCTCGTCGGCCCCGGGGGTGTCCAGACCCGCGGAGGCCGCGGAACCGGTGAGGACGTCGAGCAGTCCCGGGTGGTCGTCGACCCACCCGCTGGGCGCGACGGCGTCCTCGGCGACACGACGTCTCGGGGTCCGCAGCACGGCGGCGACGTCGTGGTCGCGGTGGGCGCTGACGTCGAGGCCGGACGTGGCGTCCGCCTGCGGGTCGAGGTCGACGACGAGGGTGCTGGTCCCGCGGTGGAGGGCGGCCGAGGCCAGCCCGAGGACGACGGACGTCTTGCCGACCCCACCCTTGGCACTGCAGACGGCGAGGGTGATCACGACGGTCAACCTATCTTCCCGGGATCCGGGATCCCGTCCCGTACGATGGCGGCAGGCCGTTCAGCTCGTGTGGGAGAGACCCTGGTCGGGGAAGAGTCCGACCGCGGCGCCGAAGGGGCAACATCCCCGGAACCTCTCAGGCGGAAGGACCACGCGAGATCAGGCCGCTCTGAAGCACGTCCGCGCCCGCGCGGGTGGGTGACAGACGGGGAGGTACCTGCCCTCAGCGACCTCCGGAGCGTCCCATGACCTCACCCACGCCCGTCCGCAGCGACCTGCCCGAGTTCTCCCCGGAACCCGCCGCCCTGCCGTTCAGCGCCCGCCACATCGGCCCCGACGCCGCCGACGTCGCCCGGATGCTCGAGGTCGTCGGCCTCTCCTCCACCGAGGAACTCGTCGACCGCGCCGTCCCCGCCGGGATCCGCGACGGCGTCCTCGACCTGCCGGAGGCCCTCGACGAGACCTCCGTGACCGCGGCCCTGCGCGTGCTGGCCGGTCGCAACCGCGTCGTGCCGTCGATGATCGGGCTCGGCTACTTCGGAACCCGGACCCCGGCCGTCGTGCGCCGCAACGTCCTCGAGGACCCGTCCTGGTACACGGCGTACACGCCGTACCAGCCCGAGATCTCCCAGGGCCGCCTCGAGGCGCTGCTGAACTTCCAGACCGCCGTCACCGACCTCACCGCGCTCGACGTCGCCAACGCCTCCCTGCTCGACGAGGCGACCGCCGCGGCCGAGGCCATGACCCTGGCCCGCCGGACCTCCAAGGCCCCCGCCGGGGCCGTGTTCGCCGTCGACGCCGACGTGCTCCCGCAGACCCTCGCCGTGCTGCGCACCCGCGCCGTGCCGCTGGGCGTCGACCTCGTGAGCGTCGACCTCGACGCCGCGGACCCGCTGGCCGTGGTGGGCGAGCGCGGGGTGTTCGGGGTGCTCCTGCAGTACCCGGGGACCTCCGGCCGGGTCCGCGACCTCGCCGCCGTCGTCGCCGACGCCCACGCCCGCGGTGCGATCGCGATCACCGCGGCCGATCTGCTGGCGCTGACGCTGCTCGTCGCGCCGGGCGAGTTCGGCGTCGACGTCGCCGTCGGTTCCAGCCAGCGCTTCGGCGTCCCGATGGGTGCCGGTGGCCCGCACGCCGCCTACATGGCCGTCCGCAAGGGCCTCGAACGCTCCCTCCCCGGGCGCCTCGTCGGCGTCTCCGTCGACGCCGACGGCAACCGCGCGTACCGCCTCGCCCTGCAGACCCGCGAACAGCACATCCGCCGCGACAAGGCGACCTCCAACATCTGCACCGCCCAGGTCCTGCTGGCCGTGATGGCCGGCTGCTACGCCGTCTGGCACGGCCCGGAGGGTCTGCGCGCCATCGCCTCCCAGGTCGCCCGCCGGGCCGCGGCGCTCGCCGACGCCCTGCGCGCCGGCGGGGTCGAGGTCGTGCACGAGGCGTTCTTCGACACCGTCCTGGCCCGCGTGCCCGGCCGCGCGCAGGCCGTGGTCAGCGCCGCGCTCGAGGCGGGGGTGAACCTGCGCCTCGTCGACGCCGACCACGTCGGGCTGACCGTCGACGAGACCACCTCCGAGGCGCACGTCGCCGCGGCGCTGACCGGTTTCGGCCTGGCCCCGACGGAGGCGACCGCCGAGGCGGCGCTGCCCACCGCGCTGCGTCGCACCAGCGAGTTCCTGCCCCATCCCGTCTTCGAGCGGCACCGCTCCGAGACGGCGATGCTGCGCTACCTGCGCACCCTCTCCGACGCCGACTACGCCCTCGACCGCGGCGCGATCCCGTTGGGCTCCTGCACCATGAAGCTCAACGCGACCACCGAACTCGAACCGATCTCCTGGCCCGAGTTCGCCGACCTGCACCCCTACGCCCCGGCCGACCAGCTCGCCGGCACCGCCGAACTCTCCGCCGACCTCGAAGGCTGGCTCGCCGAGGTCACCGGCTACGACGCCGTCTCGTTGCAGCCCAACGCCGGGTCCCAGGGCGAGTTCGCCGGTCTGCTGGCGATCCGCGCCTACCACCTCGCCCAGGGCCACGGTGAGCGCACGATCTGCCTCATCCCCTCCTCCGCCCACGGCACCAACGCCGCCAGCGCCGTGATGGCCGGGTTGAAGGTCGTCGTCGTGCGCTGCGACGACGCGGGCAACGTCGACCTCGACGACCTGCGCGCCAAGGTCGCCGAGCACGCCGACGACCTCGCCGCGCTGATGGTCACCTACCCCTCGACCCACGGCGTCTACGAGGAGTCCATCCGCGAGGTCTGCGGACTCGTCCACGACGCCGGCGGCCAGGTCTACGTCGACGGCGCGAACCTCAACGCCCTCGTCGGCCTCGCCCGGCCCGGCAAGTTCGGGGCCGACGTCTCCCACCTGAACCTGCACAAGACGTTCTGCATCCCCCACGGTGGCGGCGGCCCCGGCGTCGGACCCGTCGCGGTCCGCTCCCACCTCGCCCCGTTCCTTCCCTCCACCGCCCCCGACGGCGACGGGGTCGGGATGGTCTCCGCCGCGCCCTACGGCTCCGCCGGGATCCTGCCCATCCCGTGGGCCTACCTGCGCCTCATGGGCCCCGACGGGCTGCGCGCCGCGACCGTCCAGGCCGTGCTCTCCGCCAACTACGTCGCCACCCGGCTGCAGGAGGCCTTCCCCGTCCTCTACCGCGGTCCCGGCGGGCTCGTCGCCCACGAGTGCATCCTCGACCTGCGCCCGATGACCAAGGCCACCGGTGTGACCGTCGACGACGTCGCCAAGCGCCTCATCGACCACGGGTTCCACGCCCCGACGATGTCGTTCCCCGTCGTCGGGACCCTCATGGTGGAACCCACCGAGAGCGAGGACCTCGCCGAACTCGACCGGTTCTGCGACGCGATGCTCGCCATCGCCGCCGAGGTTCAGGACATCGCCGACGGGCGCTGGGCCGTCGAGGAATCGCCGCTGCGCCACGCCCCGCACACCGCGGTGTCCCTCGTCGGGGAGTGGAACCACCCCTACTCCCGCGAGGAAGCGGTGTACCCCAACGGGATGAACCCCCGCTCGAAGTACTGGCCCCCCGTCCGCCGCATCGACGGAGCCGCCGGCGACCGGAACCTCGTCTGCTCCTGCCCGCCGCTGTCTGAGTACTGAGGTCTCAAGCCCGCGGGGTCGGGGCGGGCGGACCGCGCGGGACAGGTGCGCCGGATACTCCGTTCGCGCGATCGGGTGCACCTCGTTGGTCTGGGTGCACCGGCGCTCACTTCGGACATCCGGCGCACCTGTCCCGCCCGGACCGCCCTCCGTGCACCAGGAGCGGCTCGACCAGAGGTAGGGGAGCGGTGTGGGCTGGTTGCCGACGTTGCTGGTCGAGCACTCCGCGCTGGTGCCGCTCGGGGTGCTCGTCGTCGTGGTGGGGTCCGGCGCGCTGGGCTGGGTGGGCCGGAAGAGCCCACGCGTGCTGGGTTGGCTGGTCGGCCTCACGTTGCTGGGGGTCCTGGCGGTCACCCTGGCCCCCGACGACCGGGGGCGGGTGCGCGAGGTCACGTGCGAGGTGGGGGTCGACTTCCCGTCGTGGGGGAGCAGCGAACTGTTGGCCAACGTCGCCCTGTTCGTGCCGGTGACGGTGTTCGCCGTGGTGCGGTTCCGCCGCCCGGTCCTCGTGGCTCTCGGCGGCATCCTGCTGTCCGCGGTCATCGAGGGCACCCAGGCGCTCGCCGTCGTCCTCGGCCGCTCCTGCACCACCAGCGACTGGGCCATGAACACCGCCGGCACGGTGCTGGGCGTCGGAGTCGGGGCAGCCCTCCTCGTGCTGGACCGCACCCGTGCGGGTCGTGCAGGAGCCGCACCCAGGTGACGCCGAAGGGTCGCCAGGGGGTACTCCCGCTGGATGTCCGAAGTGAGCGCTGATGCAGCCGTCCGACCTGGTGCACCCGCTCGCGCGAACGGAGTATCCGGCGGGAGCACCCCCTGACGACCCGGACGAGGACCTGCCCCCGGGTCCCAGCCCAGCACCACGGAGGGTTGGTAGGGTCCCCGGCGAGGGGGTGATCACGATGGAGTTCCTGGACGCGCTGCTGGACCGCAGCTGGTTGCTGTGGGTCGCGGCGGCCCTGGTCCTGGGGATCCTCGAGATCACCGCCATCGACCTGGTCTTCGCGATGCTCGCGGGCGGGGCGGTGGCGGGGGCGATCGCCGACGCGGTGGGGCTGTCGTTCGTCCCGCAGGTCCTCATCGCGGCCGTCGTGGCCGGGTTGCTGCTGGCGACGATCCGGCCCGTCCTGCTGCGCCGCCTGCGGATGCCGCCCACCGGGACGACCGGCTCGGCCGCCCTCGTCGGGCGCTCGGCGATCGTCCTCGAACCGGTCACCCTCCGCGGGGGCCTGGTGAAACTCGTCGGGGAGACGTGGTCGGCTCGGTCGACCGGTCCGACGTTCGCCGCGGGTGACGACGTCGTCGTCACCGCGATCGACGGGGCCACCGCGGTCGTGGGGCCGCTCGCACCACTCAGTACCACCGAGGAGAACTGATGGACAACGTCGTCACCCTTGTCGTGCTCGTGCTCGTCGTCGTGTTCGTGGTGACGGTGATCGCCCGCACGATCCGGATCGTCCCGCAGGCCACGGCCGTCATCGTCGAACGGCTCGGCCGGTACTCGCGGACGCTGGAGGCGGGGCTGAACATCCTGGTTCCCTTCATCGACAAGGTGCGGGCCAACGTCGACCTGCGTGAGCAGGTCGTCTCGTTCCCGCCGCAGCCGGTCATCACCTCCGACAACCTCGTCGTGAGCATCGACACCGTCATCTACTACCAGCCGACCGACCCGAAGTCCGCGACGTACGAGATCGCGAACTACATCCAGGGCATCGAGCAGCTCACCGTCACCACGCTGCGCAACGTCATCGGGTCCCTCGACCTCGAGCAGACCCTGACGAGTCGCGACCAGATCAACGGTCAGCTGCGCGGGGTCCTCGACGAGGCGACGGGTCGGTGGGGGATCCGCGTGAACCGCGTGGAGCTCAAGGCGATCGACCCGCCCGCCAGCGTGCAGGACTCGATGGAGAAGCAGATGCGCGCCGAACGGGACAAGCGCGCCGCGATCCTCACGGCCGAGGGTTTCAAGCAGTCGCAGATCCTGACGGCCGAGGGTGAGAAGCAGTCCTCGATCCTGCGGGCCGAGGGTTCCGCCCAGGCCGCGATCCTCGAGTCGCAGGGGCAGGCGAAGGCGATTACCCAGGTGTTCGACGCCATCCACCGCGGCGACCCGGACCCGAAGCTGCTGGCCTACCAGTACCTGCAGATGCTCCCGAAGATCGCCGACGGCAGCTCGAACAAGCTGTGGATCGTGCCGAGCGAGCTGAACGACGCCCTCAAGGGTTTCGGGAACATGTTCACCGCCCACGGCGGTGACTCCTCGGGTTCCGACGGGTCCACCGGGTCCCGGGCGCCCCGCCCCGCCGCCCCGGAGCCGGCGACGGGTTTCGACGAGGTCGTCCTCGAGGACCCCGCGCAGGCGTTGAAGCGGGCCCGCGAGGAGGCCGCCGGGGCGGCCCGTGACGCCGAGGGCGTCACCCGGGAGACGCACCTCCCGGGGAACTGACGGGTCCCGCCCCGCTTCGGCGTGCCGGGCGGGCGTCGCTCTCCCAGAGTGGACGAGTGGACGTCGCCGCGCAGGAACTGCCCGACCGCTCGCCGGACACCCGGCGGTGGTTGTTCGCCGATCAGCTCGGCCCGCACTTCCTCGACGCCCCGGGGCAATCGGTGCTACTCGTCGAGTCCACCGAGGTGTTCCGGCGTGCCCGCTACCACCGGCGCAAGGCGCACCTGATCCTCTCCGCGTTGCGGCACCGCGCCGCGGAACTCGGCGACCAGGCGGTGTTCGTCCGGTCGGGGACCTACCGCGACGGACTCGCGGCGTCGGGGGAGCCGGTGAGCGTCTGCGACCCCACGTCCTACCGTTCCCGCCGCTTCGTCCGGCGGGTGCCCGACCTCGAGGTGCTCGCCTCCCGGGGTTTCGTGGTCTCCGAGCGGCAGTTCGCCGGGTGGGCCGACCGGCGGGGCGGGAAGCGGCTCCTCATGGAGGACTTCTACCGCGACGTCCGTCGCCAGCACGGGTTGTTGATGGACGGCGCCGAACCGGTCGGCGGTTCGTGGAACTACGACCACGACAACCGCGAGGCGCCGCCGAAGCAGGCGATGCTCGACGTCCGCGAACCCTGGTGGCCCACGGAGGACACGATCGACGAGGAGGTGCGCGCCGACCTGGACCGGATGGTGCGCGACGACGGCGTCGAGTTCAGCGGCAACGACGGGCCGCGCCGGTTCGCGGTGACCCGCCGGGAGGCGCTGAGCGCGCTCCGCCGGTTCCTGTCCGAGCGGCTGGAGCAGTTCGGCGTCTACGAGGACGCCATGCTCGCGGCCGACCCGTGGATGGCGCACTCGATGCTCTCCGTCCCGTTGAACCTCGGCCTCCTCGACCCGGTCGAGGTGGCCCGCCGGGCGGAGGAGCACGGCCGGGAGCACCAGGTCCGGCTGGCCTCGGTGGAGGGTTTCGTGCGTCAGGTCGTGGGCTGGCGCTCCTACACCTGGCACCTGTACTGGCACCTGGGGGAGGACTACAAGGGCCGCAACGCGATGGGGGCGACGTCACCGCTCCCGGACTGGTTCGCCGACCTCGACGCCGACGCGGTGGAGGCGAACTGCCTGCACCACGTCCTGGCCGGCGTCCGCGACGAGGGCTGGGCCCACCACATCCCGCGGCTCATGGTGCTGGGCAACTGGGGTCTGCAGCGCGGCTACCGGCCGGCGGAACTCGCCGACTGGTTCTGGCGGAACTTCGTCGACGGCTACGACTGGGTCATGACGACGAACGTCGTCGGGATGTCCCAGCACGCCGACCACGGTGTCCTCGCCACCAAGCCGTACGCCTCGGGCGGCGCGTACATCGACCGGATGAGCGACTTCTGCGGGGGTTGTCGCTACGATCCCAAGGTCCGGGTGGGCGAGGACGCCTGCCCGTTCACCGCGGGGTACTGGAACTTCCTGGCCGGCCACCGGGAGGAACTGGGAGGCAACCGGCGCATGTCCCGGGCACTGGGGGGCCTGGACCGGTTGCGGGACCTCGACGGTGTGCTCCACCAGGAGGCCGAGAGAGGTAGTGGTCCACCGTGACCGACGTCCAGCGAGCGACGGAACTGCTGGGGAAGTCCTCCTACGTGCTCCTCACCACGTCCCGTCGTGACGGGCGCCTCGTGCCGACGCCGGTGTGGGCGGCGCCGTACGGCGACGGTCGCCTCGTCCTGGTCACCCAGGACACCACGGGGAAGGTCAAGCGCCTGCGCCGGGAACCTCAGGTGCTCCTCGCTCCCTGCAGCAACCGCGGGAAACCCTACGGTCGTCCGGTGCGCGGCACGGCGGAGCTGCTCGGGCCGGAGGAACTGCCCGAGGTGGAGAGGGTCCTCGCGGCCAAGTACGGCCTCCAGTTCCAGCTGTTCACCCGGGTCGAAGGGTTCATGCAGCGCCGCGGACGCATGCAGGGCGAACGGGTGGGGGTCGTCCTCACCGTCACCGACTGATGCCCGGCGCCGCGGTCCTTGCCCGACCACCGCTCAGGCGCGGAGGTCGAGTTCGAAGCAGACGTCGTCACCGAGGAGGTGGCGACGGGCGGGTGGGCGCAGGCAGTCGGTGAGGGGTTCGACGTCGGGCAACGAGATCCCCCGCCGGCCGCCGCGGCCGACGACGAGCGGGGCGACCGTGAGGTAGAGCCGGTCGACCAGCCCGGCCGCGACCCAGTCGCTGACCGTGGCTCCGCCGCCCTCGACGAGGATCCGGCGCAACCCCCGCTCCCGCAGGGTCTTCAGGACGGTCCGGGGCGAACGGGCCGGCTCGCCGACCAGGTGGACCGTGGCGGGGTCCCGCAGGACCCCGCGGTCGAGCAGCGTTCCGCGCGGGTCGAGGACGACCCGCACCGGGTTCGGCCCCTCGACGGCCCGCACGGTCAGCTGCGGGTCGTCGGTGTGGACGGTGCCGGGCCCGACGACGACGGCGTCGACCAGGGCGCGCAACCGGTGCAGGTGTTCGCGGTCGGCCTCGCCGGTGACGAAGTGCGAGTCGCCCGAGGCGGTCGCGATGCAGCCGTCAAGGCTCTGCCCGAGCTGGGCGACGACCCCGGTGCGCCCCGCGAGCAGCAGCGGTGCGTAGCGGTCGACGAGGTCGCCGCCGGAGCGTTCCTGCAGTCCCGCCCCGACGAGGACCGGGTCGTCCTCGCGCGCCAGGCGCAGCAGGGTGTCCCAGTCGCCGAGGCGGACTGGTGCGTCGATGCTCACCGGGTCAGCTCACACCGGGGAGGCGGTGGCCCATCCGGTCGCGCTTGGTCCGCAGGTACCGGACGTTGTCGAGGGTCTGGGCGACGGGCAGGTCCCGACGGCGCAGCACGGGGACACCGTGGGTCTCCAGCGCCGCGACCTTCACCGGGTTGTGGGTCATCAGCTCCACGTCGTGGACGCCGAGGTCGCGCAGGACCGCGACGGCCCCGGCGTAGTCGCGGGAGTCGACGGGCAGACCGAGGTCGAGGTTGGCCTCGACCGTGTCGCGACCCTGCTCCTGCAACGCGTAGGCCGCGATCTTCTCGGCGAGCCCGATGCCGCGCCCCTCCTGACCGCGCAGGTAGAGCACGACCCCCCGACCCTCCGCGGTGACGGCCTCCAGTGCGGCGTGCAGCTGCGGACCGCAGTCGCAGCGCAGTGAGCCGAGCACGTCGCCCGTCAGGCACTCCGAGTGCACCCGAACGAGGACGTCGCGCCCGTCGCCGATGTCGCCGGCGACGAGCGCGAGGTGCTCGATCCCGTCGGCCTGGCGGTAGGCGACGGCACGGAAGGTGCCGAAGGTCGTGGGCAGTCGTGCTTCGGAGATCCGCGTCACCGGTAGGGCACGGTTGTCCTCCGCCAGCAGCTCGTGGCTCGACTCCTGGGTGTGCGTCACGTCCTCGTCCCTCTCCTCAGGCGACGGTGGCGACGCGCACCTGGCGCTTCACCCGCGCCAGCATCCCCGTCATCCCCCGCATCCGCAGCGGGCTGACGGCTCGGTCGAGCCCCAGCCGGGAACACACGTCACCCGGCAGGTCGAGCACCACCGCCGCGGGCAGGCCGTCCAGACCTTCCTGCAGCACCCCCGCGAAACCGCGCGTGGTCGGCGCCTCGGGTGGCGCCGAGACGTGCAGGTGCACGGCGTCGTCCTCGTCGACCTCGACGGTGATGAAGACGGGTGACTGGCACTCGTCCACCCGCTCCATCTTCTCGAGGTGCCCCTCGAACTGCGGGGGCAGCGGCTTCAGGCCCTGGCTGAACTCGAGCAGCAGTTGCAGCCGCTCGCGATCGGGCAGCGCCTGGAAGTCCTCGACGATCTCGGCCATCGGGGCCGGCAACCCCGCGGTCGGGTCATCGCTGAGGTCATCTCCCGACGCATCGGCGGTCACTGGGCCGAACCCTTGTCGGACCCCTTGGCGATCGGGACGCGGACGGCGTTGCCCCACTCCGTCCAGGACCCGTCGTAGTTGCGGACCTGACCGAAACCGAGCAGCTGGGAGAGCACGAACCAGGTGTGGCTGGAGCGTTCCCCGATGCGGCAGTAGGCGATCACGTCGTCCTCGGGGGAGAGGCCCTTCTCGTCCTGGTAGATCGCGGCGAGTTCCTCGCGGGAGCGGAAGGTGCCGTCCTCGGCGGCGGCGCGAGCCCACGGGACGCTGTCGGCGCCGGGGATGTGGCCGCCGCGGACGGTGCCCTCCTCGGGGTAGTCCGGCATGTGCGTGCGTTCGCCCGTGTACTCCTGCGGGGACCGCACGTCGACCAGCTTGCCGCCGCTGCCGGTGCGGATGTGCGCGAGCACGTCCTCCTTGAAGGCGCGGATCGAGGTGTCCTCGCGTTCGACGACGGGGTAGTCCGCCGCGGGACGCGCGGGGGCCTCGGTCGTCATCTCCCGGCCCTCGGCGACCCACTTCGCCCGGCCGCCGTCGAGCAGGCGGACGTCGGGGTGGCCGAAGAGGGTGAAGACCCACAGCGCGTACGCGGCCCACCAGTTGTTCTTGTCGCCGTAGATCACGACGGTGTCCTCACGGCGGACGCCCTTGGCCGACATCAGCGCGG
This region includes:
- the ribA gene encoding GTP cyclohydrolase II, producing MTHTQESSHELLAEDNRALPVTRISEARLPTTFGTFRAVAYRQADGIEHLALVAGDIGDGRDVLVRVHSECLTGDVLGSLRCDCGPQLHAALEAVTAEGRGVVLYLRGQEGRGIGLAEKIAAYALQEQGRDTVEANLDLGLPVDSRDYAGAVAVLRDLGVHDVELMTHNPVKVAALETHGVPVLRRRDLPVAQTLDNVRYLRTKRDRMGHRLPGVS
- a CDS encoding SufE family protein; its protein translation is MAEIVEDFQALPDRERLQLLLEFSQGLKPLPPQFEGHLEKMERVDECQSPVFITVEVDEDDAVHLHVSAPPEAPTTRGFAGVLQEGLDGLPAAVVLDLPGDVCSRLGLDRAVSPLRMRGMTGMLARVKRQVRVATVA
- a CDS encoding sulfurtransferase, whose translation is MTTLPLDTDEKLAAYAHPEKLVTTGWLAQHLGEPGLVVVESDEDVLLWDTGHVPGSVKVDWHTELNDSVTRDYVDGAGFAALMSAKGVRREDTVVIYGDKNNWWAAYALWVFTLFGHPDVRLLDGGRAKWVAEGREMTTEAPARPAADYPVVEREDTSIRAFKEDVLAHIRTGSGGKLVDVRSPQEYTGERTHMPDYPEEGTVRGGHIPGADSVPWARAAAEDGTFRSREELAAIYQDEKGLSPEDDVIAYCRIGERSSHTWFVLSQLLGFGQVRNYDGSWTEWGNAVRVPIAKGSDKGSAQ